Proteins from a single region of Palaemon carinicauda isolate YSFRI2023 chromosome 1, ASM3689809v2, whole genome shotgun sequence:
- the LOC137650650 gene encoding uncharacterized protein, protein MCLYFDYNVYNPVLLPKVHKLTSLIINCHEKVQHLGTGTTLNFLREQGFCIPKGLVAVKTEIRNCKVCQKYNALAYKYPKVVDMPKHHINLVQPFDHVGIDYTGHFWVKDDISGGTVKMFVLVFTCLNIRAVHFELLPDMSTRNFILAFQRFCNMYSIPQYLYSDNAKTFIKAGNILETSLKSKEFLDEMEKCQIKHIRIPLYSAWVGAAWEKLIRVLKGCLYKVTGRARLTYFELMTTLSNVKLAVNSRPLTYRASTPNLEFITPNPFLRLYSNSSLVLRKNEEDVWRGD, encoded by the coding sequence ATGtgcttatattttgattataatgtTTATAATCCTGTGTTGCTTCCGAAAGTGCATAAATTAACATCTTTAATAATTAATTGTCATGAAAAGGTGCAACATTTGGGTACTGGTACTACCTTAAATTTTCTTAGGGAACAAGGGTTTTGTATCCCTAAAGGGTTAGTGGCAGTTAAGACTGAAATAAGGAATTGTAAAGTATGTCAAAAGTATAATGCTCTGGCTTATAAATATCCAAAAGTAGTTGACATGCCTAAGCATCATATAAATTTAGTGCAGCCCTTTGATCATGTAGGAATAGATTATACTGGACATTTCTGGGTTAAAGATGACATAAGTGGAGGAACAGtcaaaatgtttgttttggtaTTCACTTGTTTAAATATAAGAGCAGTGCATTTTGAACTGTTACCAGATATGTccacaagaaattttattttggcTTTTCAGAGATTTTGTAATATGTACTCCATTCCTCAATATCTTTATAGTGATAATGCTAAAACATTTATCAAAGCAGGTAACATTTTGGAAACTTCTTTAAAATCAAAGGAGTTCCTAGACGAAATGGAGAAGTGTCAAATAAAGCATATCAGAATTCCTTTATATTCAGCTTGGGTAGGAGCTGCTTGGGAAAAGTTAATAAGAGTCTTGAAAGGTTGCCTTTATAAGGTTACTGGAAGGGCAAGATTAACTTATTTTGAATTAATGACCACACTATCAAATGTAAAACTAGCTGTAAATTCAAGACCCCTGACTTATAGAGCTAGTACTCCTAACCTTGAATTCATTACTCCAAATCCTTTCTTGAGACTTTATAGTAATTCAtctcttgttttgaggaagaatgAGGAGGATGTATGGcggggtgattga